From the genome of Muricauda sp. SCSIO 64092, one region includes:
- a CDS encoding acyl-CoA thioesterase: protein MQSKKPSDSRTVMTDMVLPSETNPLNNLFGGELLARMDRAASISARRHSRRITVTASVNHVAFNRSVPLGSVVTVEATISRAFRTSMEVYIDVWMEDRISGERVKANEAIYTFVAVDETGSPTEVPHLEPETELEKERYAGALRRKQLSLVLAGKMKPSDATELRALFMGNS from the coding sequence ATGCAATCCAAGAAACCCAGTGATTCCCGTACCGTCATGACCGATATGGTGCTCCCCAGCGAAACCAACCCCTTAAATAACCTTTTTGGGGGTGAACTCCTGGCCCGAATGGATCGAGCGGCAAGTATTTCTGCAAGAAGGCACAGCCGAAGGATTACCGTAACCGCCTCCGTGAACCATGTCGCCTTTAACCGTTCCGTCCCCTTGGGTAGTGTGGTCACCGTAGAAGCAACGATTTCCAGGGCATTTAGAACCTCCATGGAGGTTTATATCGACGTTTGGATGGAAGACCGAATCAGTGGAGAACGGGTAAAGGCCAATGAAGCCATTTATACTTTTGTGGCGGTGGACGAAACAGGTTCCCCTACCGAGGTTCCCCACCTGGAACCAGAAACGGAATTGGAAAAGGAACGTTATGCCGGCGCCCTACGAAGGAAACAGTTAAGTCTGGTATTGGCAGGTAAAATGAAGCCTTCCGATGCCACAGAACTAAGGGCATTGTTTATGGGGAACTCCTAA
- a CDS encoding aldo/keto reductase gives MKEITDLQGTFTLNNGVKMPYFGLGVYLSKDGQEVIDAIKWAVESGYRHIDTASVYKNEDGVGEGVKQCGVPREDLFVVSKVWNTDQGYETTLKAFEASLERLDMEYLDLYLVHWPVAGKYKDTWKALEKLYAEGRIRAIGVSNFLQHHLEDLLTEASVVPMVNQMEFHPFLVQQDLIDFCNKNTIQYEAWSPMMQGKIFGMEEFQQLAGKYNKSIAQIVLRWDLQKGVVTIPKSSKKERIIANADIFDFELSETDVALLDAMHRGQRFGPDPDNFDF, from the coding sequence ATGAAGGAAATTACCGATTTACAGGGAACGTTTACGTTGAACAATGGGGTTAAAATGCCCTATTTTGGCTTAGGGGTGTATCTGTCCAAGGATGGCCAAGAGGTTATCGATGCCATAAAATGGGCCGTGGAATCCGGATATCGCCATATTGATACCGCATCGGTTTACAAAAATGAGGACGGTGTTGGGGAAGGGGTCAAACAATGTGGTGTTCCCCGGGAAGACCTTTTTGTGGTAAGCAAGGTATGGAATACGGACCAAGGCTATGAGACCACCTTAAAAGCTTTTGAGGCCAGTTTGGAACGATTGGACATGGAGTATTTGGACCTTTACCTTGTCCACTGGCCGGTTGCCGGGAAATACAAGGATACCTGGAAAGCACTGGAAAAATTGTATGCCGAAGGCCGGATTCGCGCTATTGGGGTAAGCAATTTTTTGCAACACCATCTGGAAGACCTGCTTACCGAGGCTTCCGTTGTCCCAATGGTGAATCAAATGGAGTTCCATCCTTTTTTGGTACAACAGGATTTGATTGATTTCTGCAATAAAAATACCATTCAGTACGAAGCGTGGTCGCCCATGATGCAAGGGAAGATCTTTGGTATGGAGGAATTTCAACAACTGGCTGGAAAATACAATAAGTCCATTGCCCAGATCGTGTTGCGGTGGGATCTGCAAAAGGGGGTCGTTACCATTCCAAAATCCTCGAAAAAAGAACGGATTATTGCCAACGCCGATATCTTTGATTTTGAACTGTCCGAAACCGATGTAGCGCTATTGGACGCCATGCACCGTGGTCAACGTTTTGGTCCGGACCCGGATAATTTTGACTTTTAG
- the dprA gene encoding DNA-processing protein DprA — protein sequence MAKLPHTELIALLRLQRVPLVGDISAKRLLDRCGTAEQVFKEKRVALQRIDGIGSAMLSGLWDHRYLEEAEKEFQFIQKHGVAYSFFKDDDYPKHLKHCIDAPILIFKRGTMDVAHKKIISVVGTRRITSYGAAFIERFMEDIAPLDPIIVSGFAYGVDIAAQRAAMDHNLQTIGCLAHGLNQMYPKAHQNYVSQVEGNGGFITEFWSSSNPDRENFLKRNRIIAGMSDATIVVESAEKGGSLVTADIAHSYNRDVFAVPGRTSDRFSVGCNNLIKQQKAHILTTAADLIYILGWELAEKEQHTVQKQLFAELNETERSIYQYLQLNGKQLLDTVALECNLPIFKTSSSLLNMEMKGVIRPLPGKLFEAI from the coding sequence ATGGCCAAGCTCCCACATACTGAACTTATTGCCCTTTTGAGGTTACAAAGGGTTCCCCTTGTAGGGGATATCAGTGCCAAAAGGCTGTTGGATAGATGTGGTACTGCAGAACAGGTTTTTAAGGAGAAAAGGGTGGCCCTTCAAAGAATAGACGGGATTGGTTCCGCAATGCTCTCCGGATTATGGGACCACCGGTATTTGGAGGAAGCGGAAAAGGAATTCCAGTTCATCCAAAAGCATGGGGTTGCGTATTCCTTTTTTAAGGATGATGACTACCCCAAACACCTAAAACACTGCATTGATGCCCCAATCCTCATTTTTAAAAGGGGGACCATGGATGTTGCCCATAAAAAAATCATAAGTGTTGTGGGTACCCGAAGGATTACCAGCTACGGGGCTGCCTTTATAGAAAGGTTCATGGAGGACATTGCCCCTCTGGATCCCATTATTGTCAGCGGTTTTGCCTATGGTGTGGATATTGCTGCCCAACGAGCGGCGATGGATCATAACTTACAGACCATTGGATGCTTGGCACATGGCCTGAACCAGATGTATCCAAAAGCGCATCAGAACTATGTTTCCCAGGTCGAAGGGAATGGTGGTTTTATAACAGAGTTCTGGAGTTCCAGTAATCCAGATAGGGAAAACTTCCTAAAACGCAATCGGATCATTGCGGGAATGAGTGATGCCACCATAGTTGTGGAGTCTGCAGAAAAGGGCGGTAGTTTGGTTACTGCGGATATCGCACATAGCTATAACAGGGATGTTTTTGCCGTACCGGGACGGACATCGGACAGGTTTAGTGTGGGCTGCAATAACCTTATCAAACAACAAAAAGCCCATATATTGACCACAGCGGCCGACTTAATCTATATTTTAGGATGGGAATTGGCTGAAAAAGAACAACATACGGTTCAAAAACAGTTGTTCGCGGAACTGAACGAAACAGAAAGGTCTATCTACCAATATCTACAGTTGAACGGAAAACAACTACTGGATACCGTGGCCCTGGAGTGCAATTTGCCCATTTTTAAAACCTCCTCTTCTTTGTTGAATATGGAGATGAAAGGAGTGATACGTCCGTTACCCGGTAAATTGTTCGAGGCGATCTAG
- the trpS gene encoding tryptophan--tRNA ligase, which produces MARILTGIQSTGVPHLGNILGAIVPAIKMAQKPENDSFLFIADMHSLTQIKNGETLRQNTYATAAAWLSFGLDIEKTVFYRQSDVPQVTELAWYLSCFFPYQRLTLAHSFKDKADRLQDVNSGLFSYPMLMAADILLYDAEIVPVGKDQLQHLEMTRDVASRFHNQLGETFVLPEAKVHEDTMYVPGTDGEKMSKSKDNIINIFQPDKKLRKQVMGIVTDSTPMEDPKDPTNDNVFALYKLLASQEQIEGMSANYLAGNYGYGHAKQALYELILTKFEEPRERFTYYMNHLHEVDEALAKGAEKARTVANGVLARVREKVGY; this is translated from the coding sequence ATGGCACGCATTTTAACTGGGATTCAAAGTACGGGAGTCCCTCACTTGGGTAATATACTGGGAGCAATTGTCCCTGCTATAAAAATGGCCCAAAAACCAGAAAACGATTCTTTTTTATTCATTGCGGACATGCATTCCCTTACGCAAATCAAAAATGGGGAAACATTGCGGCAAAACACCTATGCCACGGCTGCCGCGTGGTTATCCTTTGGTTTGGATATTGAAAAAACCGTTTTTTACCGTCAAAGTGATGTCCCCCAGGTTACGGAATTGGCCTGGTATTTAAGCTGTTTCTTTCCGTATCAACGCTTGACATTGGCCCATTCCTTTAAAGACAAGGCAGACCGTCTACAGGACGTAAATTCAGGATTGTTCAGCTATCCCATGCTCATGGCCGCGGATATTCTTTTATATGATGCGGAGATTGTACCTGTGGGCAAGGATCAATTGCAGCATTTGGAGATGACCAGGGATGTGGCTTCGCGTTTTCACAACCAACTGGGCGAAACCTTTGTATTGCCCGAAGCCAAAGTGCATGAAGACACCATGTACGTGCCCGGAACCGATGGGGAAAAGATGAGTAAAAGCAAGGATAACATTATCAATATTTTTCAACCGGATAAAAAACTTCGCAAGCAGGTAATGGGTATTGTGACGGACAGTACCCCTATGGAAGATCCAAAGGATCCCACAAATGACAATGTTTTTGCGCTTTACAAGCTATTGGCCTCCCAGGAACAGATTGAAGGGATGAGTGCCAATTATTTGGCCGGAAACTATGGTTATGGCCATGCGAAACAAGCCCTTTATGAGCTAATCCTTACTAAGTTTGAAGAACCTAGGGAACGGTTTACCTATTATATGAACCATTTGCATGAAGTGGATGAAGCCCTGGCCAAAGGTGCTGAAAAGGCAAGAACGGTAGCTAATGGTGTTTTGGCCCGAGTTCGGGAAAAGGTCGGGTATTAA
- a CDS encoding murein hydrolase activator EnvC family protein: MAKRTYQYFSLCILLFWGVALTAQSSEQKALEEKRARIQREIQEMNRLLSEEKAERGNVLEQMEALDQRINIRQELIRVTNRQSNLLNRQINANVRKISKLRQDLELLKEDYAKLIVSSYQQRSGQNRLMFLLSSNNFFQAFKRLKYIKQYTAFRKQQGEEIQAKTAELTVLNKDLVEQRKVKNQLLAENRKVKSQLSREINSQKELLKTIRANESRYTQAIQAKRKEARRIDQEIEKLIRTAIASSNKKTGKSGSRTFSLTPEAKLLASNFSANKGKLIWPVEKGIKSQGFGVYADKIYPGIKHQNNGVTITTNKGEKARAVFDGEVIDVKTTRTGQKAIFIRHGNYISTYYNLANAYVQSGDKVVAKEEIGEVYTNKTSGLTKLKFYLYQNTKKLNPEEWIYQL, from the coding sequence TTGGCAAAGCGAACATATCAGTATTTTTCCTTGTGCATTTTATTGTTCTGGGGAGTTGCCCTCACGGCCCAGAGCAGTGAGCAAAAAGCACTTGAGGAGAAGCGGGCAAGGATTCAAAGGGAAATCCAGGAAATGAATCGCTTACTTTCTGAGGAAAAGGCAGAAAGAGGAAACGTTCTTGAGCAGATGGAAGCCCTGGACCAGCGGATCAATATAAGACAGGAACTGATTAGGGTGACCAACAGGCAATCCAATTTGCTCAACCGTCAAATCAATGCCAACGTCCGTAAAATTTCCAAGCTTCGGCAAGATTTGGAGCTTCTAAAAGAGGATTATGCAAAACTGATCGTGAGTTCTTACCAACAACGGTCCGGCCAAAACCGATTGATGTTTTTGCTCTCATCGAACAATTTTTTCCAAGCGTTCAAACGATTAAAATACATAAAACAATACACGGCTTTCAGAAAACAGCAAGGGGAGGAAATTCAGGCCAAAACAGCAGAGTTAACGGTATTGAACAAGGATTTGGTGGAACAACGAAAAGTCAAAAATCAGCTATTGGCGGAAAACAGGAAGGTCAAAAGCCAGCTATCCAGGGAAATCAACTCCCAAAAGGAACTTTTGAAGACCATTAGGGCCAATGAGAGCCGATACACCCAGGCCATTCAAGCAAAACGCAAAGAAGCCAGAAGAATAGACCAGGAGATAGAAAAACTGATTCGAACTGCCATTGCCAGTTCCAACAAAAAAACGGGGAAGTCGGGTTCCCGGACCTTTTCCCTTACACCTGAGGCAAAACTATTGGCCTCCAATTTTTCCGCCAATAAGGGAAAGTTGATCTGGCCTGTGGAGAAAGGGATAAAAAGTCAGGGTTTTGGGGTCTATGCGGACAAGATCTATCCAGGAATCAAACACCAGAACAACGGGGTTACGATTACGACCAACAAAGGCGAAAAGGCCAGGGCGGTATTTGATGGGGAGGTCATTGATGTAAAAACCACCCGAACTGGACAAAAAGCAATTTTCATTCGGCATGGGAATTACATTTCAACCTATTATAATCTGGCCAATGCCTATGTTCAGAGTGGGGATAAGGTAGTGGCCAAGGAAGAAATAGGGGAGGTGTATACCAATAAGACCAGTGGCCTCACCAAATTGAAGTTCTATCTCTATCAAAATACCAAAAAATTAAATCCTGAAGAATGGATTTATCAATTATAA
- a CDS encoding lysophospholipid acyltransferase family protein, with amino-acid sequence MLVAIPILLFSPLLLLTTLSEKTYNQFYWLARNIWAKTILFGMGCPPKIQWDQELIREKGYMLVANHSSMLDIMLMLYVSKNPFVFVGKQELAKIPVFGFFYRRACILVDRSDPKSRSAVYRRAKRRLEKGLSICIFPEGGIPEEHIVLDKFKDGAFRMAIIYNIPIVPMTFLDCKKRFPWKFFSGSPGKLRVKVHSFVETGILGTADSGTIKNEIRKLLLGTLLDDDQKKPYDTRKS; translated from the coding sequence ATGTTGGTTGCAATCCCAATTTTGCTGTTCTCCCCATTATTACTGCTGACCACACTTTCGGAAAAGACCTATAATCAATTTTATTGGTTGGCAAGGAACATATGGGCCAAGACCATTTTATTTGGTATGGGATGCCCCCCTAAAATCCAGTGGGATCAAGAACTGATACGGGAAAAGGGCTATATGTTAGTGGCCAACCATAGCAGTATGTTGGATATTATGTTGATGCTCTATGTGAGCAAAAACCCTTTTGTTTTTGTGGGAAAGCAGGAATTGGCCAAGATTCCGGTTTTTGGCTTTTTTTATCGGCGGGCCTGTATTTTGGTAGATCGAAGTGACCCCAAGAGTAGAAGTGCCGTATATAGAAGGGCAAAAAGAAGGCTGGAAAAGGGATTGAGCATTTGTATTTTTCCTGAAGGGGGCATACCGGAAGAACATATTGTTTTGGACAAGTTCAAAGATGGTGCGTTTAGAATGGCGATCATTTATAATATACCAATCGTTCCGATGACTTTTTTGGATTGTAAAAAGCGGTTTCCGTGGAAGTTTTTTAGTGGATCTCCGGGGAAATTACGGGTCAAAGTCCATTCTTTTGTTGAAACCGGTATCTTAGGTACGGCGGACTCGGGGACCATAAAAAACGAGATAAGGAAGCTGTTGCTGGGAACTTTGCTGGACGATGATCAAAAAAAGCCCTATGACACAAGAAAATCATAG
- a CDS encoding SPOR domain-containing protein, which translates to MRVEHYIAELLYRYNCVVVPNFGAFLANTTAACIDVSQQTLHPPTKNLSFNQQLTKNDGLLVSHIANAKNLPYEALLKEVEEVSKQWKVRLDSGKHLFLEGIGKLWIGKEQRIQFLPEDGYNYLAASFGFSSLNATPIIREKLKEEVQQLEEKVPFTITPERREGVRSKGWLQYAAIFLLLLATGTSAYQFYQQNQYRQDMVRQNVQEQVSRHIQEATFFEGSPLELPALNLNITKMAKGPMHHVIAGAFRFRENADKKIDQLKAQGYDAVYLGTNRYGLHQVTFDSFSDSQEALRFLKKIKATVSADAWMLSEK; encoded by the coding sequence ATGCGCGTAGAACATTATATAGCAGAGTTGCTGTACAGATACAATTGTGTCGTGGTCCCAAATTTTGGGGCTTTCCTGGCTAATACAACAGCTGCATGTATCGATGTTTCACAGCAAACCTTGCATCCACCTACTAAAAACCTGTCCTTTAACCAACAGTTGACAAAGAATGATGGTTTATTGGTTTCGCATATCGCCAATGCCAAAAACCTTCCCTATGAAGCCCTTCTGAAAGAAGTAGAGGAGGTTTCCAAACAATGGAAAGTGAGGCTGGACAGTGGCAAACACTTGTTTTTGGAAGGTATTGGAAAGCTTTGGATAGGCAAGGAACAGCGGATACAGTTTCTTCCTGAGGACGGTTATAACTATTTAGCGGCCTCTTTTGGTTTTTCTTCACTTAACGCTACGCCTATTATCCGTGAAAAACTGAAGGAGGAAGTACAACAGTTGGAAGAAAAGGTGCCCTTTACCATTACCCCAGAGCGTCGTGAAGGGGTTAGATCCAAGGGCTGGCTGCAGTATGCCGCCATTTTTTTGCTTTTGTTGGCTACAGGGACCAGTGCGTATCAGTTCTACCAACAAAACCAATACCGACAGGATATGGTTAGGCAAAATGTCCAGGAACAGGTTTCCAGACATATCCAAGAAGCCACTTTTTTTGAGGGAAGTCCGTTGGAATTACCTGCGTTGAACCTTAACATCACCAAAATGGCCAAAGGCCCAATGCACCACGTGATTGCAGGGGCGTTTCGGTTTCGGGAAAATGCGGACAAAAAAATCGATCAACTCAAAGCACAGGGTTATGATGCCGTATACTTAGGTACCAATCGGTATGGTTTGCATCAAGTAACCTTTGATAGTTTTTCGGATAGCCAGGAGGCATTGCGGTTTCTTAAAAAAATTAAAGCCACCGTATCTGCGGACGCCTGGATGCTTTCCGAAAAATAA
- a CDS encoding DUF4292 domain-containing protein — MKWYRSHISIPVLVIALLGIFLTSCKTKKAVLEGEVDTSISTKKIIQNHYSNSLDFETLSGKVKIDYEEGSTNQGITVSLRIKKDEAIWVSAPLGMFKAYITPERVSFYNKLEGEYFDGDFTFLSDLLGYEMDYGKVQNVLIGNTVLDLRSEKYVSLTEGDSYILRPKVQKELFKILFSLEPQHFRTKLQQISQPEKDRFLKLDYAYQNIDARVAPSRVTIEAVNEDGLRTIDLDFRNIEFDRRLNFPYRIPKGFKELAAK; from the coding sequence ATGAAATGGTACCGTTCCCACATAAGTATCCCTGTTCTGGTTATCGCACTATTGGGGATTTTTTTAACTTCTTGTAAAACCAAAAAGGCGGTTTTGGAGGGAGAGGTCGATACCTCCATCTCAACAAAAAAAATCATTCAGAACCACTACTCCAATTCCTTGGATTTTGAGACCTTGAGCGGTAAGGTTAAAATTGATTACGAAGAAGGGAGCACCAACCAGGGCATCACTGTTAGTCTACGGATAAAAAAAGATGAAGCCATTTGGGTCAGTGCACCTTTGGGCATGTTCAAGGCTTACATCACTCCGGAAAGGGTTTCCTTTTATAACAAATTGGAAGGGGAATATTTTGATGGGGATTTTACCTTTTTAAGTGATCTACTGGGATACGAAATGGATTATGGAAAAGTGCAGAATGTACTCATTGGTAATACTGTATTGGATTTGAGGAGCGAAAAGTACGTGTCCTTAACGGAAGGGGATAGCTATATTTTAAGGCCGAAGGTCCAGAAGGAACTTTTTAAAATTCTCTTTTCCCTGGAACCACAACATTTTAGGACCAAACTTCAACAGATCTCACAACCTGAAAAAGATAGGTTTTTAAAATTGGATTATGCCTACCAAAACATAGACGCCAGGGTGGCCCCAAGTAGGGTTACGATCGAGGCGGTCAATGAAGATGGTTTGCGTACCATTGATTTGGATTTTAGAAATATTGAGTTTGACCGTAGGTTGAATTTTCCCTACAGGATACCAAAGGGCTTTAAAGAATTGGCGGCGAAATAG
- a CDS encoding outer membrane beta-barrel protein, with amino-acid sequence MKRNNLDNLFKEKFKDFSEIPDERIWEKLEASLAKKKKKRVVPIWWQLGGAAAAIAILLYIIDPFSSAENTTVPTVVDTQEHIQDSPRNTEDKKPDGLKPIQQSKETPLVDNEHSTGEGIKSKEQNTISPASKNVAHPQRDRSIPSEAIAVNTKEKEGQEDPNKITDPNKDKDAVAIKNGDVAENHRTPKDPNGIEKEGQNENKMELLEGETEVAQNENEEEKSKISIYDAIEAQEGSEQEAVAASQKKDRWSMGPSVAPVFYSSTGEGSPVHSDFAPNSKSGNLNLSYGLTVTYNISEKLSVRSGVHRVDFGYDTNDIVFSSSLTTSTNELIDNISYTRTSRNLVVESKSTRSATIDNVAEFSGGGASELEGQMVQQLGYIEVPMELNYALLDRRFGVNLIGGISSLFLVDNSISLESDQLVTEVGEANNANSVNFSTNIGIGFNYEISKKVQFNVEPIFKYQLNTFSDTAGDFRPFAVGVYSGLNFRF; translated from the coding sequence ATGAAAAGGAATAATTTAGATAACCTTTTTAAAGAAAAGTTCAAGGACTTCTCTGAAATACCGGATGAACGGATTTGGGAGAAACTTGAGGCGTCTTTAGCGAAAAAGAAGAAAAAAAGGGTAGTTCCCATTTGGTGGCAATTGGGGGGTGCCGCTGCTGCCATAGCCATCTTACTATACATTATCGACCCCTTCTCCAGTGCGGAGAATACCACTGTACCAACCGTAGTGGATACGCAGGAACATATCCAGGATAGTCCCCGGAACACCGAAGATAAAAAACCGGACGGTCTAAAACCGATCCAACAATCCAAGGAAACACCATTGGTTGATAATGAACATTCCACCGGGGAAGGAATCAAATCCAAAGAACAGAATACTATTTCCCCAGCATCCAAAAACGTAGCCCACCCCCAAAGAGACCGATCGATACCTTCCGAAGCCATTGCGGTGAACACCAAGGAAAAAGAGGGGCAGGAAGATCCCAACAAGATTACGGATCCAAATAAGGATAAAGACGCCGTTGCCATCAAAAATGGGGACGTGGCCGAAAACCATAGGACACCAAAGGATCCGAATGGAATCGAAAAAGAGGGGCAAAATGAAAATAAAATGGAGCTTTTGGAAGGTGAAACCGAGGTAGCTCAAAATGAGAACGAGGAGGAAAAATCCAAAATCTCGATTTATGATGCCATAGAAGCACAGGAAGGGTCGGAACAAGAAGCCGTTGCCGCATCCCAGAAAAAGGACAGATGGTCCATGGGACCTTCGGTGGCCCCCGTTTTCTATAGTTCCACGGGAGAAGGTTCCCCCGTACATTCCGATTTTGCCCCTAACAGCAAATCGGGAAATCTCAACCTTAGCTATGGACTCACGGTCACCTACAATATAAGTGAAAAATTAAGTGTACGGTCTGGAGTCCACAGAGTTGATTTTGGGTACGATACCAACGATATTGTCTTCTCCTCTTCATTGACCACTTCTACCAATGAGCTGATTGACAATATATCCTATACCCGAACATCAAGAAATTTGGTCGTGGAGAGCAAAAGCACTCGTAGTGCCACGATAGACAACGTTGCTGAATTCTCAGGAGGTGGAGCAAGTGAGCTTGAAGGGCAAATGGTGCAACAATTGGGCTATATAGAAGTGCCCATGGAGCTCAACTATGCCTTGTTGGACAGGAGGTTTGGGGTCAATCTTATAGGAGGAATAAGTTCTTTGTTCCTGGTGGACAATTCCATAAGCCTGGAATCCGACCAATTGGTTACGGAAGTGGGAGAAGCCAATAACGCCAACAGTGTAAATTTTAGCACCAATATTGGCATTGGATTCAACTATGAAATATCGAAAAAAGTACAATTTAACGTAGAGCCTATTTTTAAATATCAACTGAACACATTCTCCGACACCGCTGGTGATTTTAGGCCATTTGCCGTTGGGGTGTACAGCGGCTTAAATTTTAGGTTTTAA
- a CDS encoding GlsB/YeaQ/YmgE family stress response membrane protein has protein sequence MGGLLYALLIGGFAGWLAGKIMKGGGFGVLINIILGIVGGAVGNWLFNTLGVHIGSGIVGDLITGVIGAIVVLFVAGLFKK, from the coding sequence ATGGGAGGACTACTTTATGCACTACTTATCGGTGGTTTTGCCGGGTGGCTTGCAGGCAAAATTATGAAGGGGGGCGGTTTCGGTGTGCTTATCAACATCATCCTTGGCATTGTTGGTGGGGCAGTGGGCAACTGGCTTTTTAACACCTTGGGAGTCCATATAGGCTCCGGTATTGTAGGCGATTTGATTACAGGGGTCATTGGGGCAATCGTGGTCCTTTTTGTAGCTGGGCTTTTCAAGAAATAA